In Gavia stellata isolate bGavSte3 chromosome 28, bGavSte3.hap2, whole genome shotgun sequence, a single genomic region encodes these proteins:
- the KRT222 gene encoding keratin-like protein KRT222: MELSRLLSEIRAKYETLITRNQIQTIVSARTQLEEATIKRMDKDAEALKAARAELCEARRQWHHMQIEIESLHAVEKGLERSLRATEQQYHMQLQNLEAEIGCLEKELLDVRRGIEKQLQEHEILLNTRMKLEEEIATYRSLLEQEENRFRCSVPDQKDDKKPTTSKIAFTLPSSDIPAFSFTDGVKKHETEKVELMTKQAILDGNIMKESAEAHGTVQTEKVDEVIKEWEGSFFKDNPRLRKKSVSLRFDLHLAATDEGCLHAKKKTLPDIEVRLVMRRSCSIPSIKP, encoded by the exons ATGGAACTGTCCCGGCTCCTCAGCGAGATCAGGGCAAAGTATGAAACGCTCATCACCAGAAATCAGATCCAGACCATCGTCTCAGCAAGGACGCAG CTAGAAGAAGCTACAATTAAAAGAATGGACAAAGATGCAGAAGCATTaaaggcagccagggcagaacTCTGTGAAGCAAGACGGCAGTGGCACCATATGCAGATCGAAATTGAATCTCTCCACGCTGTG GAAAAGGGTTTGGAACGTTCATTGCGTGCCACAGAGCAGCAGTACCACATGCAACTACAAAATTTAGAAGCCGAGATTGGATGCTTAGAGAAAGAGCTGCTGGACGTGAGAAGAGGTATTGAGAAACAGCTTCAAGAGCATGAAATTCTCCTGAACACGAGGATGAAACTGGAGGAGGAGATAGCAACATATCGCAGTCTGCTTGAGCAAGAAGAGAACAG gttTCGTTGCTCTGTACCTGACCAGAAGGATGACAAGAAGCCTACCACTAGCAAGATTGCCTTTACACTGCCTTCAAGTGA TAtacctgcattttcttttacagatgGTGTAAAGAAGCATGAAACTGAGAAGGTGGAACTGATGACGAAACAAGCAATCCTCGATGGAAATATTATGAAGGAAAGCGCTGAAGCTCACGGCACTGTGCA gacagaaaaagTGGATGAAGTCATTAAAGAATGGGAAGGTTCTTTCTTTAAGGACAACCCTCGCTTAaggaaaaaatcagtttcattgCGCTTTGATCTCCACCTAGCAGCAACAGATGAAGGATGTTTACAtgctaaaaagaaaactcttcccGACATTGAAGTCAGGCTGGTAATGAGGAGATCTTGCAGTATTCCTTCCATCAAACCTTAA